Proteins found in one Clostridium kluyveri DSM 555 genomic segment:
- a CDS encoding TetR/AcrR family transcriptional regulator — translation MDKQKKGKRRRGEVLEEAILNAAWEELTETGYTHMTMESIATRAGTNKSVLYRRWADKSELVIAALRKYYFPKITNEIPNTGNLRGDVYAYLHARVEPLKTIGTETIRGLMMEPLVWRMITASMPQMIERRSESKLTAAMAVILKNAELRGEIRLEKLTPRIISLPVDLLQYELITKLKPISDEVIAEIVDDIFMPLIHATQQ, via the coding sequence ATGGATAAACAAAAGAAAGGTAAGCGCCGCCGCGGAGAAGTTCTGGAAGAAGCAATCCTGAATGCCGCATGGGAGGAACTCACTGAAACCGGCTACACGCATATGACGATGGAGAGCATCGCAACACGGGCGGGGACAAACAAATCCGTCCTTTATCGCCGCTGGGCCGATAAGTCTGAGCTTGTAATTGCTGCTCTGCGTAAATATTATTTTCCTAAAATTACAAATGAGATACCGAATACCGGAAACCTGCGCGGCGATGTGTATGCCTATCTGCATGCGCGTGTTGAACCGCTGAAAACAATCGGCACGGAGACGATTAGGGGACTTATGATGGAACCACTGGTGTGGCGCATGATCACCGCATCCATGCCGCAAATGATCGAGCGGAGATCAGAGAGCAAGCTGACGGCGGCTATGGCGGTGATTTTGAAAAACGCGGAACTTCGCGGAGAAATCCGACTTGAGAAGCTGACGCCCCGTATCATCTCATTGCCGGTGGATCTGTTGCAGTACGAGCTGATTACAAAGCTGAAACCCATATCCGACGAAGTCATAGCGGAGATTGTAGACGACATTTTTATGCCACTTATACATGCAACACAGCAATAG
- a CDS encoding MDR family MFS transporter, which produces MSTENVKPAKEKLDPVVLRAAIVLVVGALAPLFDSTMVNVAIHTIAVDMKTTISTVQWVATGYVLAMGLTVPISGWATKRFGCKRSYIFSLALFFIGSVCSMLSWNIGSMIIFRVIQGISAGLMMPVLQTELVQISGGRNLGRIMSIVSIPAMLGPILGPVLGGIIVNSLNWRAIFLVNIPICIVAIPLALWGIPADKLLEKKASLDVIGLLLLSPAFALLIYGIAQIATHRGLNSSAVYVPLIIGIVLMASYVVYALNTKREPALNLRLFKSVNFSASNILLIFSGIITNGALLMLPLYYQEVRGASALSAGLWLLPQGIGMLLTRSWAGKAADRDGSRNIVLMSLAAIVMGTLPFAFAGTDTNMILLAVALLIRGSGLGGLFIAIMASALIGLQRDQVPHASIATRIFQTIGGAFGSAILATVAEQQMAGHVQSDLHAIAYAYDVSFWWAIGFAVVAAIPALFLAVRKKS; this is translated from the coding sequence ATGAGTACAGAAAATGTAAAACCGGCAAAAGAAAAACTCGATCCTGTCGTACTCAGGGCCGCCATTGTCCTAGTTGTCGGTGCGCTTGCGCCGCTATTTGATTCAACGATGGTTAATGTGGCAATCCATACGATTGCGGTTGATATGAAAACAACCATTTCCACCGTACAGTGGGTCGCGACAGGATACGTTCTGGCGATGGGGCTGACCGTTCCGATTTCAGGCTGGGCCACCAAACGATTTGGATGCAAACGATCCTATATATTTTCATTGGCGCTTTTTTTCATTGGCTCTGTATGCTCTATGCTGTCATGGAACATAGGAAGCATGATTATTTTCCGGGTCATTCAGGGTATCAGTGCTGGATTAATGATGCCGGTACTGCAAACAGAGCTGGTACAGATCTCCGGGGGACGCAATCTCGGACGAATTATGTCGATAGTCAGCATTCCCGCTATGCTTGGGCCGATCCTTGGCCCGGTGTTGGGAGGAATTATCGTCAACAGTCTGAACTGGCGTGCTATCTTTTTGGTTAATATTCCGATCTGTATTGTGGCGATTCCGTTAGCCTTGTGGGGAATACCAGCCGACAAGCTTTTGGAAAAGAAAGCATCCCTTGATGTGATTGGCTTGCTTTTGCTCTCACCAGCGTTTGCACTTCTGATCTATGGAATTGCCCAGATTGCCACGCACAGGGGATTAAATAGCAGTGCAGTCTATGTCCCGCTCATCATCGGCATTGTTTTGATGGCATCTTATGTCGTCTATGCTCTGAATACGAAACGGGAACCAGCTCTGAATCTGAGGCTGTTCAAATCCGTCAATTTTTCCGCTTCCAATATCCTGCTGATTTTCAGCGGCATCATTACGAATGGGGCTTTGTTGATGCTGCCGCTCTATTACCAGGAGGTGCGCGGTGCAAGTGCCCTGTCAGCCGGCTTGTGGCTACTTCCTCAGGGAATAGGCATGCTGCTCACCAGAAGTTGGGCTGGAAAAGCGGCGGATCGTGACGGCTCGCGCAATATTGTACTGATGAGCCTCGCTGCCATTGTAATGGGTACATTGCCGTTTGCTTTTGCGGGTACGGATACAAATATGATTCTTTTGGCTGTCGCCCTTTTGATCAGAGGGTCAGGGCTTGGCGGTTTGTTTATTGCAATCATGGCATCCGCCCTCATTGGACTTCAAAGAGATCAGGTTCCACATGCAAGTATAGCCACAAGGATCTTTCAAACTATCGGAGGGGCTTTCGGGTCGGCCATTCTTGCGACTGTCGCCGAGCAGCAGATGGCGGGCCACGTGCAGTCTGATCTTCATGCGATTGCATATGCATACGACGTCTCGTTCTGGTGGGCGATTGGCTTTGCAGTGGTAGCAGCGATCCCTGCGCTGTTCTTGGCGGTGCGTAAAAAATCGTAG
- a CDS encoding recombinase family protein gives MKIGYARVSTADWSMDRQLDQLKEIGCKKIFICINSSKLSSDS, from the coding sequence ATGAAAATTGGATATGCACGAGTATCAACTGCAGATTGGTCAATGGATCGACAACTTGATCAATTAAAAGAAATTGGCTGTAAAAAGATATTTATATGCATAAATAGCTCTAAATTATCAAGTGACTCTTAG
- a CDS encoding sensor domain-containing diguanylate cyclase gives MKKLKRIILDNEEILIEKILKYAKERNYVKYTSTLKEAWRMSMSGLSESLIKAIEKNNSIPEMGPDDDFTKSEVAKFGVLEAQKHRSRGVTLGMFLGLMKYYQQVYIDIIDESNFLPKEKKHFSQYIKRYFDHIELGFTIEWAGLSGKQKLEELQKSNREMTNEKNKYLTVFESIYDPIILVGRNTNIENINYRAAEVFLNVVVPGTKYYGNVNIDGELSWINEEISKFVDSNKDEILQEKTIETKIGEKTFLVKFKKMLDVSEKYRGTVIIFNDITQRIEIERELKIKHEQLKYYAFTDCMTGVLNRRTGLMTLERELSLVCKGDRPLSVCFVDVDGLKKINDTYGHVEGDWVINFIVSNIELMVRKTDTVSRMGGDEFLIIFPDCCEEDAEKIIERICCRLKHHKKPFKCSFSYGIIEITKDSKFSVNDVIKASDEKMYKNKLSKNISRE, from the coding sequence ATGAAAAAATTAAAAAGAATAATTTTAGATAATGAGGAAATTCTCATAGAAAAAATTTTGAAATATGCAAAAGAACGAAATTATGTAAAATATACTTCAACTTTAAAAGAGGCATGGCGAATGTCAATGTCAGGACTTTCGGAATCCCTTATAAAAGCCATTGAAAAAAACAACTCTATCCCTGAGATGGGGCCAGATGATGATTTCACTAAAAGTGAAGTTGCTAAATTTGGGGTTTTAGAAGCGCAAAAACATCGTTCAAGGGGTGTTACATTAGGCATGTTTCTAGGACTTATGAAATATTATCAACAAGTATATATAGATATTATTGATGAAAGTAATTTTTTACCTAAAGAAAAGAAACACTTTTCCCAGTATATTAAAAGATATTTTGACCATATAGAATTGGGTTTTACTATAGAGTGGGCAGGATTATCTGGAAAACAAAAGTTAGAAGAGCTTCAAAAATCAAATAGAGAAATGACAAATGAAAAGAATAAATACCTAACTGTTTTTGAAAGTATTTATGATCCTATTATACTTGTAGGTAGAAATACTAATATTGAAAATATAAATTATAGAGCAGCAGAAGTTTTCTTAAATGTAGTTGTTCCAGGAACAAAATATTATGGAAATGTGAATATAGACGGGGAATTATCATGGATAAATGAAGAAATTAGTAAATTTGTTGATTCAAATAAAGATGAAATTTTACAGGAGAAAACAATTGAAACTAAAATTGGTGAAAAAACTTTTTTAGTAAAATTTAAGAAAATGCTTGATGTAAGTGAAAAGTATAGAGGGACTGTTATTATATTTAATGACATAACCCAAAGGATAGAAATAGAAAGAGAATTAAAAATTAAACATGAACAACTTAAATATTATGCATTTACTGACTGTATGACAGGAGTTTTAAACCGCAGAACAGGGCTTATGACATTGGAAAGGGAACTATCTCTAGTATGTAAAGGGGATAGACCTTTATCTGTATGTTTTGTAGATGTAGATGGGTTGAAAAAAATTAATGATACCTATGGTCACGTAGAAGGAGACTGGGTGATTAATTTTATTGTTTCAAATATTGAATTAATGGTAAGAAAGACAGATACGGTGAGCCGCATGGGTGGAGATGAGTTCCTCATAATTTTTCCGGATTGCTGTGAAGAGGATGCTGAAAAAATAATTGAGAGGATATGTTGTAGATTGAAGCATCATAAAAAGCCTTTTAAATGTTCTTTTAGCTATGGAATAATAGAAATAACAAAAGATAGCAAATTCAGTGTTAATGATGTGATTAAAGCTTCAGATGAAAAGATGTATAAGAATAAATTATCGAAAAATATATCAAGGGAATGA
- a CDS encoding magnesium transporter CorA family protein translates to MRILNIDSNFQEINGDIEFMDNHYWIILSIDEIDRLDNFISVDRETINECKSFSQVPKISFFDGYIFLICNVLNYVEEIVIAKELNVFLSRNYIITVYKDRIDILDILIKDINDSKNCFVLKDNPKVCILLYYILDRIVVRNHDIISELEVEADRIEISILKNPRHEQIDNLITLRRQVYKIRKYLSPLIYIGDSLVINDNLVIDKESMKYFINLNKKIEKLMSSLESLVQDLALVREAFESEISNKTNELMKIFTVIATIFLPLNLISSMYGMNLKGIPFVERDNGCHYVILIMVVVAITLICVFKRKKWL, encoded by the coding sequence GTGAGAATATTAAATATAGACAGTAATTTCCAGGAAATTAATGGGGATATTGAATTTATGGATAACCATTATTGGATAATCTTATCTATAGATGAAATTGACAGACTAGATAATTTTATATCTGTAGATAGGGAAACCATAAATGAGTGTAAAAGTTTTTCACAGGTACCAAAAATAAGTTTTTTTGATGGATATATTTTTTTAATATGTAATGTACTTAACTACGTAGAGGAAATAGTGATAGCTAAAGAATTAAATGTATTTTTAAGTAGAAATTATATTATAACTGTATACAAGGACAGAATTGATATATTAGATATTCTAATAAAGGATATAAACGATTCTAAAAATTGTTTTGTACTGAAAGACAATCCAAAGGTGTGTATACTTCTCTATTATATTTTAGACAGGATAGTAGTTAGAAACCATGATATAATATCTGAACTGGAAGTTGAAGCAGACAGAATTGAAATAAGTATTTTGAAAAATCCAAGACATGAGCAAATAGACAATTTAATAACTCTTAGAAGGCAGGTCTATAAGATAAGAAAATATTTAAGTCCTCTTATATACATAGGAGACAGTTTAGTTATAAATGATAATCTTGTAATTGATAAAGAGAGCATGAAGTATTTTATAAATTTAAATAAGAAAATAGAGAAACTTATGTCTTCTCTTGAAAGTTTGGTTCAAGATTTAGCTTTGGTTAGAGAAGCTTTTGAATCAGAAATATCCAATAAGACCAATGAACTTATGAAAATTTTCACGGTAATAGCAACTATATTTTTGCCTTTAAATTTAATAAGCAGCATGTATGGTATGAACTTAAAAGGAATACCATTTGTAGAACGGGATAATGGATGCCATTATGTAATATTAATTATGGTAGTTGTAGCCATAACTCTAATATGTGTATTTAAGAGAAAAAAATGGCTTTAA
- a CDS encoding aminopeptidase, producing MSKDLTKKYKYAWDKYSKKDFKLLFELSDGYKDFMSRCKTERECIREFILRAEKNGYKDLESIINEKAVLKPGDKVYANNKDKTLALFIIGNKDIQEGMRILGAHVDSPRIDLKQNPLYEDMDLALLDTHYYGGIKKYQWVTIPLAIHGVVVKKDGSKVEIVVGEKEDEPVVGISDLLVHLSSIQMEKKANKVIEGEDLNILVGSIPIQDKEAKDRVKQNILRLLNDKYKIEEEDFVSAELEVVPAGPARDFGLDRSMIMAYGQDDRICAYTSFVAMMNINNPDKTCATLLVDKEEIGSVGATGMHSRFFENTVAEIIALCGDYNDLKLRRVLTNSKMLSSDVSAAFDPNYPSVMEKNNSAYFGKGIVFNKYTGSKGKSGCNDANPEYIAELRNIMEKDDVYWQTSELGKVDQGGGGTIAYILARYNMQVIDCGIALQNMHAPWEVASKADIYEAVKGYTAFLNRI from the coding sequence ATGTCAAAGGATTTAACTAAAAAGTATAAATATGCCTGGGATAAATATTCAAAAAAAGATTTTAAGCTCCTTTTTGAGTTATCAGATGGATATAAGGATTTTATGTCCAGGTGTAAAACTGAAAGAGAATGTATAAGGGAATTTATATTAAGAGCTGAAAAAAATGGGTATAAGGATTTGGAAAGTATTATAAATGAAAAGGCTGTCTTAAAACCAGGTGATAAAGTTTATGCCAACAATAAGGATAAAACTTTAGCACTTTTTATAATTGGAAATAAAGATATACAAGAGGGTATGAGAATACTGGGGGCTCATGTAGATTCTCCAAGAATTGATTTAAAACAAAATCCTCTTTATGAAGATATGGATCTGGCACTTTTAGATACTCATTATTACGGGGGTATAAAAAAATATCAGTGGGTTACAATTCCTCTTGCCATTCATGGGGTAGTAGTAAAGAAAGATGGCAGTAAAGTAGAAATAGTGGTGGGAGAAAAAGAGGATGAGCCTGTAGTTGGAATATCTGATTTACTTGTACATTTATCTTCAATCCAAATGGAGAAAAAAGCAAACAAAGTAATAGAAGGAGAGGATTTAAACATATTAGTTGGAAGTATTCCAATTCAGGATAAGGAGGCTAAAGATAGGGTAAAACAAAATATTTTGAGGCTATTAAATGATAAATACAAAATAGAAGAAGAAGATTTTGTATCTGCTGAACTGGAGGTAGTTCCTGCAGGACCTGCCAGGGACTTTGGCCTGGATAGAAGTATGATTATGGCTTATGGACAGGATGATAGAATATGTGCATATACTTCTTTTGTCGCAATGATGAATATAAATAATCCTGATAAAACCTGTGCTACTCTTTTAGTAGATAAAGAAGAAATAGGAAGTGTAGGGGCTACTGGAATGCATTCAAGATTTTTTGAAAATACAGTGGCAGAAATTATAGCACTTTGTGGAGATTATAATGATTTAAAATTAAGGAGAGTTTTAACAAATTCAAAAATGTTGTCTTCAGATGTTAGTGCTGCTTTTGATCCTAACTACCCTTCTGTTATGGAAAAAAACAATTCAGCTTATTTTGGCAAGGGGATAGTATTTAATAAATATACCGGCTCTAAGGGTAAATCTGGATGCAATGATGCAAATCCAGAATATATAGCTGAACTAAGGAATATAATGGAAAAAGATGATGTGTACTGGCAAACTTCAGAACTTGGAAAGGTGGATCAAGGGGGAGGAGGAACCATAGCCTATATATTGGCACGATATAATATGCAGGTTATAGACTGCGGTATAGCACTACAAAATATGCATGCACCTTGGGAAGTTGCCAGCAAAGCTGATATATATGAGGCTGTAAAAGGGTATACTGCTTTTTTAAATAGAATATAA
- a CDS encoding PHP domain-containing protein — protein sequence MYKKGDFHLHTTASDGKLSPAEIVTNSKKAGLDIIAITDHDTISGIDSALYQGEKVNIKVIPGLELSTLYNNKSVHILGYFKDPSFISLKFKNFLKEMDSYRVERGKKIVHNLNKFFNINISYENIVKNAHGIITRPHIARAIIDEGYNYSFQDIFKNFIGESCAAYVPNKKLSTLEGIKMLQSLNALVVLAHPVLIKDIDIEELIRFPFHGIEAIYANNSTEDTNKFIEYAKKYNKIITAGSDFHGSISQKDKNLKHSHAIGEVFLDEDGINIFLDKLNSM from the coding sequence TTGTATAAAAAAGGAGATTTTCATTTACATACAACTGCTTCTGACGGAAAACTATCTCCTGCGGAAATAGTAACTAATTCAAAAAAAGCAGGTTTGGATATAATAGCTATAACGGATCATGATACTATATCTGGTATAGACAGCGCTTTATACCAAGGAGAAAAGGTAAATATAAAGGTTATTCCTGGCCTTGAGTTATCTACCTTATATAATAACAAAAGTGTCCATATATTAGGCTATTTCAAAGACCCCTCTTTTATATCATTGAAATTTAAAAATTTTTTAAAAGAAATGGATTCGTACAGAGTAGAAAGGGGTAAAAAAATAGTTCATAATCTAAATAAATTTTTTAATATAAATATTTCTTATGAGAATATAGTAAAAAATGCTCATGGAATTATTACAAGACCTCATATTGCTCGAGCTATTATAGATGAGGGATATAATTATAGTTTTCAAGATATATTTAAAAACTTTATAGGCGAATCCTGTGCCGCTTATGTTCCCAATAAAAAGCTTTCCACATTAGAAGGCATAAAAATGCTTCAATCATTAAATGCTTTAGTTGTATTAGCCCATCCTGTACTTATAAAAGATATTGATATAGAAGAACTAATCAGGTTTCCTTTCCACGGTATAGAAGCAATTTATGCTAACAATAGTACAGAAGATACAAATAAATTTATAGAATATGCTAAAAAATACAACAAAATAATAACTGCAGGCTCTGATTTCCATGGCAGCATTTCACAAAAAGATAAAAATTTAAAACATTCCCATGCCATAGGTGAAGTTTTTTTAGATGAGGATGGAATAAATATATTTTTAGATAAACTAAATAGTATGTAA
- a CDS encoding alpha/beta-type small acid-soluble spore protein, with translation MASNRTNRVLVPQAKEALNRFKMESAREVGVNLKEGYNGDLTSREAGSVGGNMVKKMVQAYEQNLK, from the coding sequence ATGGCAAGTAACAGAACAAATAGAGTTTTAGTTCCGCAGGCTAAAGAAGCCTTGAATAGATTTAAAATGGAATCAGCAAGGGAAGTAGGAGTGAATTTAAAAGAAGGATACAATGGAGATCTTACTTCAAGAGAAGCAGGTTCTGTAGGTGGAAATATGGTTAAAAAAATGGTTCAGGCGTATGAACAGAACTTAAAATAG